A single Streptomyces sannanensis DNA region contains:
- the leuS gene encoding leucine--tRNA ligase → MSETNSGSAAEVAAPHRYTAATAADIEARWQDFWDAEGTYAAPNPGGDLAGDPAVVARPKKFIMDMFPYPSGAGLHVGHPLGYIATDVYARHQRMTGHNVLHTLGFDAFGLPAEQYAVQTGTHPRVSTEANIQNMKAQLRRLGLGHDKRRSFATIDPDYYKWTQWIFVQIFNSWYDETAKKARPIADLVAQFESGERATPGGTSQAEGSGGGRPWGELSAAERDAVLGEYRLAYASESPVNWCPGLGTVLANEEVTADGRSERGNFPVFKAKLRQWNMRITAYADRLLDDLEELDWPEAIKLQQRNWIGRSEGARVDFPLGDEKITVFTTRPDTLFGATYMVLAPEHPLVEKFVPEAWPEGTHDAWTGGHATPAEAVAAYRKQAASKSDVERQAEAKEKTGVFTGEYALNPVSGEKVPVFIADYVLMGYGTGAIMAVPAHDSRDFEFARAFELPMRCVVEPTDGRGTDPSAWDDAFVSYDAKIINSADGSVSLDGLGVVEAKAKITEWLADRGIGEGTVNFRLRDWLFSRQRYWGEPFPIVYDEDGAAHSLPESMLPLELPEVDDYTPRTFDPDDADSEPETPLSRNEEWVNVTLDLGDGPKKYRRETNTMPNWAGSCWYELRYLDPHNEQQLVDPEIERYWMGPRDGQPHGGVDLYVGGAEHAVLHLLYARFWSKMLFDLGHISSPEPFHKLFNQGMIQAYVYRDGRGFPVPATEVEERDGKFFFEGEPVKRELGKMGKSLKNAVTPDEICEEYGADTLRLYEMAMGPLDVSRPWDTRAVVGQYRLLQRLWRNVVDEATGETTVADTEPDEATLRALHKAIDGVGQDMAAMRFNTAIAKITELNNHLTKAGGAVPRSVAERLVLLIAPLAPHIAEELWRKLGHTDSVVHRDFPVADPAYVVDETVTCVVQIKGKVKARLEVSPSISDEELEKLALADPAVVAALGGAGIRKVIARAPKLVNIVTA, encoded by the coding sequence ATGAGCGAGACGAATTCCGGTTCCGCGGCCGAGGTGGCCGCGCCGCATCGTTACACGGCTGCGACGGCCGCGGACATCGAGGCACGCTGGCAGGACTTCTGGGACGCCGAGGGCACCTATGCGGCACCCAACCCCGGTGGTGACCTGGCCGGCGATCCGGCCGTGGTCGCCAGGCCCAAGAAGTTCATCATGGACATGTTCCCGTACCCCTCGGGTGCGGGGCTGCACGTCGGCCACCCGCTGGGCTACATCGCCACCGATGTGTACGCCCGCCACCAGCGGATGACCGGGCACAACGTCCTGCACACCCTGGGCTTCGACGCCTTCGGCCTGCCCGCCGAGCAGTACGCCGTGCAGACCGGCACCCACCCGCGGGTGTCCACCGAGGCGAACATCCAGAACATGAAGGCGCAGCTGCGCCGGCTGGGCCTGGGCCACGACAAGCGCCGCTCCTTCGCGACGATCGACCCGGACTACTACAAGTGGACCCAGTGGATCTTCGTCCAGATCTTCAACTCCTGGTACGACGAGACGGCGAAGAAGGCGCGCCCGATCGCCGACCTGGTGGCGCAGTTCGAGAGCGGGGAGCGCGCGACCCCTGGGGGCACCTCCCAGGCCGAAGGCTCTGGAGGAGGGCGCCCCTGGGGCGAGCTGAGCGCCGCCGAGCGTGACGCCGTCCTGGGCGAGTACCGCCTGGCCTATGCCTCCGAATCGCCGGTCAACTGGTGCCCGGGCCTGGGTACGGTCCTGGCCAACGAGGAGGTCACTGCCGACGGCCGCTCCGAGCGCGGCAACTTCCCCGTCTTCAAGGCCAAGCTGCGCCAGTGGAACATGCGTATCACCGCCTACGCCGACCGACTGCTGGACGACCTGGAGGAGCTGGACTGGCCCGAGGCCATCAAGCTGCAGCAGCGCAACTGGATCGGCCGCAGCGAGGGCGCCCGCGTCGACTTCCCGCTGGGCGACGAGAAGATCACCGTCTTCACCACCCGCCCCGACACCCTGTTCGGCGCCACCTACATGGTGCTGGCGCCGGAGCACCCGCTGGTGGAGAAGTTCGTCCCGGAGGCCTGGCCCGAGGGCACACACGACGCGTGGACCGGCGGCCACGCCACCCCGGCCGAGGCCGTCGCGGCGTACCGCAAGCAGGCCGCCTCCAAGTCTGACGTCGAGCGGCAGGCCGAGGCCAAGGAGAAGACCGGTGTCTTCACCGGTGAGTACGCCCTGAACCCGGTCAGCGGCGAGAAGGTGCCCGTCTTCATCGCCGACTACGTGCTGATGGGCTATGGAACCGGCGCGATCATGGCCGTACCGGCGCACGACAGCCGTGACTTCGAGTTCGCGCGCGCCTTCGAGCTGCCGATGCGCTGTGTCGTCGAGCCCACCGACGGCCGTGGCACCGACCCGTCGGCCTGGGACGACGCCTTTGTCTCGTACGACGCGAAGATCATCAACTCGGCGGACGGCAGCGTCTCGCTGGACGGCCTGGGTGTCGTCGAGGCCAAGGCGAAGATCACCGAGTGGCTGGCCGACCGGGGCATCGGCGAAGGCACCGTCAACTTCCGGCTGCGCGACTGGCTGTTCAGCCGTCAGCGCTACTGGGGCGAGCCGTTCCCGATCGTCTACGACGAGGACGGTGCCGCCCACTCCCTGCCCGAGTCGATGCTGCCGCTGGAGCTGCCGGAGGTCGACGACTACACCCCGCGCACCTTCGACCCGGACGACGCCGACTCCGAGCCGGAGACCCCGCTGTCCCGCAACGAGGAGTGGGTGAACGTCACCCTCGACCTGGGTGACGGCCCGAAGAAGTACCGGCGTGAGACCAACACCATGCCGAACTGGGCCGGTTCGTGCTGGTACGAGCTGCGCTACCTGGACCCGCACAATGAACAGCAACTGGTCGACCCGGAGATCGAGCGGTACTGGATGGGCCCGCGCGACGGGCAGCCGCACGGTGGTGTCGACCTGTACGTCGGCGGTGCCGAGCACGCCGTCCTGCACCTGCTGTACGCCCGCTTCTGGTCCAAGATGCTGTTCGACCTGGGGCACATCTCGTCCCCCGAGCCGTTCCACAAGCTGTTCAACCAGGGCATGATCCAGGCGTACGTCTACCGGGACGGCCGCGGCTTCCCGGTGCCGGCCACCGAGGTCGAGGAGCGCGACGGCAAGTTCTTCTTCGAGGGCGAGCCGGTCAAGCGCGAGCTGGGCAAGATGGGCAAGTCCCTGAAGAACGCGGTCACTCCGGACGAGATCTGCGAGGAGTACGGCGCCGACACGCTGCGCCTGTACGAGATGGCGATGGGCCCGCTGGACGTCTCCCGCCCGTGGGACACCCGCGCTGTCGTCGGCCAGTACCGGCTGCTGCAGCGGCTGTGGCGCAATGTCGTCGACGAGGCCACCGGTGAGACCACCGTGGCCGACACCGAGCCCGACGAGGCCACTCTGCGTGCCCTGCACAAGGCGATCGACGGTGTCGGCCAGGACATGGCCGCGATGCGCTTCAACACCGCCATCGCCAAGATCACCGAGCTGAACAACCACCTGACCAAGGCGGGAGGCGCCGTGCCGCGCTCGGTGGCCGAGCGGCTGGTGCTGCTGATCGCTCCGTTGGCCCCGCACATCGCCGAGGAACTGTGGCGCAAGCTGGGGCACACCGACTCGGTGGTCCACCGGGACTTCCCGGTCGCCGACCCGGCGTACGTGGTCGACGAGACCGTGACCTGCGTCGTTCAGATCAAGGGCAAGGTCAAGGCGAGGCTGGAGGTCTCCCCGTCGATCTCCGACGAGGAGCTGGAGAAGCTGGCCCTGGCCGATCCGGCGGTCGTCGCCGCGCTGGGCGGCGCGGGCATCCGCAAGGTGATCGCGCGGGCACCGAAGCTGGTGAACATCGTCACCGCCTGA
- a CDS encoding YceI family protein → MFSRWRDRFTATGAGRAGPFSGLVVPPSAGVLGCRVLDPVSEPVQQAEFVVTDSAGRKVVGGETDPFGTVVAVVPAGEYRLAVTAEGYTPFHGSATVTAGGHCGLGDVALQMAPPPALPEPGDWDLDPMHTSIGFTARHIGLARIHGRFNTFAGAVRIADRMENSAMHVVIDAASIDTAVKMRDDHLRSADFLDVENHRTLEFYGDRFTHRGGSRWAVTGALTLKGVSRTVTLDTQYLGIGNGMEGETRAACRATVELHREDFTLTWQAMLARGIAAIGSSITVDLDIQIVPKA, encoded by the coding sequence ATGTTCAGTCGTTGGCGAGACAGGTTTACGGCGACCGGAGCCGGGCGCGCCGGGCCTTTCTCGGGCCTTGTCGTACCGCCGAGTGCCGGGGTGCTCGGCTGCCGGGTCCTGGACCCGGTCAGCGAACCCGTCCAGCAGGCGGAGTTCGTCGTCACCGACAGCGCGGGCCGCAAGGTCGTGGGCGGCGAGACGGACCCCTTCGGCACGGTGGTCGCCGTCGTACCGGCCGGTGAGTACCGGCTCGCCGTCACGGCCGAGGGCTACACCCCCTTCCACGGCAGCGCCACCGTCACCGCGGGCGGCCACTGTGGCCTCGGCGACGTCGCCCTGCAGATGGCCCCGCCTCCGGCCCTGCCCGAGCCGGGCGACTGGGACCTGGACCCGATGCACACCTCCATCGGTTTCACCGCCCGTCACATCGGCCTGGCGCGCATCCACGGACGGTTCAACACCTTCGCGGGAGCCGTACGCATAGCCGACCGTATGGAGAACTCGGCCATGCATGTCGTCATCGACGCCGCGTCCATCGACACAGCCGTCAAGATGCGCGACGACCATCTGCGTTCCGCGGACTTCCTCGATGTGGAGAACCACCGGACGCTGGAGTTCTACGGGGACCGGTTCACCCACCGAGGCGGCAGCCGCTGGGCCGTGACCGGCGCGCTCACCCTCAAGGGGGTCAGCCGGACCGTCACGCTCGACACCCAGTACCTCGGCATCGGCAACGGCATGGAGGGCGAGACCCGGGCCGCCTGCCGTGCCACCGTCGAGCTGCACCGCGAGGACTTCACCCTCACCTGGCAGGCCATGCTGGCCCGCGGTATCGCGGCCATCGGGTCCAGCATCACCGTCGACCTGGACATCCAGATCGTCCCCAAGGCCTGA
- a CDS encoding NADH-ubiquinone oxidoreductase-F iron-sulfur binding region domain-containing protein, with protein sequence MNAPLPDVPEVRVVGLPRLTSGFDLAERLDRALHLKVHGPLGTLTAERLARLAEDISLRGRGGAGFPFGRKLRAVAETAARRGVRPVVVINGSEGEPACRKDTVLLNRAPHLVLDGALLSAEAVGARTLIVAVTRDSTEASVRAALAERGLPRRPSRRAALHARVVRTPERMVSGEASAVVRAADGGPALPPGRRERASDSGVGGAPTLLSNAETYAQLAVAARIGARGYCHTGLDTEPGTVLLTLSGAVPRPMVVEVPTGVPLRYVIQAAGAPPLPQGVLTGGYHGSWIDTAGTADAVVSRASLAALGGTLGAGAILPIGPGTCPLGEALRVAEWLASESTGQCGPCRLGLPAAASGLSDVLNGGGPAALEALREVTRTVKGRGACKHPDGSARFLASTLSTFTDDLAAHVLGGGCGRRTAGVLPIPAPGDEQRGVPSGRRLAVDWTLCQGHGLCADIAPELIGMGSDGYPAPAEVMVPVHLQGRAELAVRRCPALALRMEQTPPEHPALPSVGRKALDRGRG encoded by the coding sequence GTGAACGCACCCCTCCCCGACGTCCCCGAGGTCCGCGTCGTCGGCCTGCCCCGGCTGACCTCGGGTTTCGACCTGGCCGAGCGCCTGGACCGGGCCCTGCACCTGAAGGTGCACGGACCCCTCGGAACCCTGACGGCCGAGCGGCTCGCCCGGCTCGCCGAGGACATATCCCTGAGAGGGCGCGGCGGCGCGGGCTTCCCGTTCGGCAGAAAGCTGCGTGCGGTCGCCGAGACGGCCGCCCGGCGCGGGGTACGTCCCGTTGTCGTGATCAACGGCAGCGAGGGCGAGCCGGCCTGCCGCAAGGACACCGTGCTGCTGAACCGCGCCCCGCACCTCGTTCTGGACGGCGCACTGCTGTCGGCGGAGGCAGTGGGCGCGCGCACCCTGATCGTGGCCGTCACACGCGACTCCACCGAGGCCTCGGTGCGGGCCGCCCTCGCGGAGCGCGGCCTGCCGCGCAGGCCGTCCAGGCGCGCGGCGCTGCACGCGCGCGTCGTGCGTACGCCGGAGCGCATGGTCTCCGGCGAGGCCTCCGCCGTCGTCCGCGCCGCGGACGGCGGCCCCGCCCTGCCGCCCGGCCGCCGTGAGCGCGCGTCGGACTCCGGCGTCGGCGGTGCTCCGACGCTGCTCTCGAACGCGGAGACGTACGCACAGCTCGCCGTCGCCGCCCGTATCGGCGCGCGCGGCTACTGCCACACAGGCCTGGACACCGAGCCCGGCACGGTCCTGCTCACGCTCTCCGGTGCGGTACCCCGCCCGATGGTGGTGGAAGTGCCGACGGGTGTGCCGCTGCGGTACGTCATCCAGGCGGCCGGTGCTCCGCCGCTTCCCCAGGGCGTACTGACCGGCGGCTATCACGGCAGCTGGATCGACACGGCGGGCACCGCCGACGCGGTCGTCTCCCGCGCGTCGCTGGCGGCGCTGGGCGGCACGCTGGGCGCGGGCGCGATCCTGCCGATCGGCCCCGGCACCTGCCCGCTCGGCGAGGCACTGCGGGTCGCCGAGTGGCTGGCCTCGGAGTCCACGGGCCAGTGCGGACCGTGCCGGCTGGGACTGCCCGCGGCAGCGAGCGGACTGTCGGACGTACTGAACGGGGGCGGGCCCGCGGCCCTGGAGGCGCTGCGCGAGGTGACGCGGACCGTCAAGGGACGGGGAGCCTGCAAGCACCCGGACGGTTCCGCGCGCTTCCTCGCCTCCACCCTTTCGACGTTCACGGACGATCTGGCCGCGCATGTGCTGGGCGGCGGCTGCGGGCGGAGGACGGCGGGGGTGCTGCCGATCCCGGCACCGGGTGACGAGCAGCGGGGCGTACCCAGCGGACGGCGGCTGGCCGTGGACTGGACACTCTGCCAGGGCCATGGTCTGTGTGCGGACATCGCTCCCGAGCTGATCGGCATGGGGTCCGACGGCTATCCGGCCCCGGCGGAGGTGATGGTTCCGGTGCATCTCCAGGGGCGTGCGGAGCTGGCCGTGCGCCGCTGCCCCGCCCTGGCGCTCCGTATGGAGCAGACGCCTCCGGAACATCCCGCACTGCCGTCCGTCGGCCGGAAGGCCCTGGACAGGGGCCGGGGTTGA
- a CDS encoding ComEC/Rec2 family competence protein, which translates to MTRPEADAAAGGGPSAGAGRPVVHAASGHRLGAANPWQRAPADLRLVPPALAAWAAAALSTAAPPHWSALAVTSCVLLAAALLTPRLLRAVRTRRALPGAPGTRPLPGTADGNARVHRRGRTGRVGTAVAVLLCTGAGAATGALHGAAAQRGPVAGLAREHARVTAELVVTSDPRTAGPTTHRVVVVDADVTRVTGPDGAVAEVRTPVLLLVTSGDRAADWQRLLPSTGLRLAATSAPPQPGEHRIAAVLRVPGDEPPHIREAPSGLQRLAGRLRSGLREASDGLGVDARALLPGLVVGDTSRVTPDLEAAFKATDLAHVMAVSGSNLTVVLILLIGPPGTAGRAERRGLAPRLGIPLRTTALLGGTLTLAFVVVCRPEPSVLRAAACGLVTLLAIGTGRRRSLVPALAAAVLLLVLYDPWLARSYGFLLSVLATGALLTIAPRWSDALRRHGVPGRCAEVLAAAAAAQAVCAPVVAVLAARVSLVAIPCNLLVEVALAPATVLGFAALAAAPVAMPAAEFLAWCAGWPAGWIAAVARAGAALPGAEAAWPGGWGGGLLLAVLTACLVPAARRMVRHPWPAAACAVLLVLAVLRPAPLTRIVTGWPPSGWRLVMCDVGQGDALVLAAGDGAGVVVDAGPEPGLADRCLGSLGITRVLLLVLTHFHADHVAGLPGVLRGRAVGAIEVTTLDDPPDQAAFVRRTAAAAGVPVVRAIPGERRRAAGLDWQVLWPAAADAPAAVPAGPNDSSVTLFVRAGRLSLLLPGDLEPPAQQGLLRTHPELPPVDVLKVAHHGSAHQDFAAVRAIRPRLALISCGRDNDYGHPSARTVMALRTAGAAVLRTDTDGAIAVVGEGPGLRAVPMGHGP; encoded by the coding sequence ATGACCCGCCCGGAGGCTGACGCGGCGGCGGGTGGCGGGCCGAGTGCCGGTGCCGGCCGCCCGGTAGTTCACGCCGCGTCGGGTCACCGGCTGGGCGCCGCCAACCCGTGGCAGAGAGCGCCGGCGGATCTGCGGCTGGTCCCGCCCGCCCTGGCGGCCTGGGCCGCGGCGGCCCTGTCCACGGCCGCCCCGCCGCACTGGTCAGCCCTGGCCGTGACGTCCTGCGTCCTCCTGGCAGCCGCGCTCCTGACCCCACGACTCCTGCGCGCCGTGCGGACGCGCCGGGCACTGCCGGGAGCGCCCGGAACGCGGCCCCTGCCGGGCACGGCGGACGGCAACGCCCGCGTTCACCGCCGCGGGCGGACGGGACGCGTCGGCACGGCCGTCGCGGTGCTGCTGTGCACCGGCGCGGGGGCCGCGACGGGCGCGTTGCACGGGGCAGCCGCGCAGCGAGGGCCCGTTGCCGGGCTGGCCCGGGAGCACGCGCGCGTCACCGCTGAGCTGGTCGTCACCTCCGATCCACGGACGGCCGGGCCGACGACGCACAGGGTCGTGGTCGTCGACGCCGATGTCACCCGCGTCACCGGCCCGGACGGTGCCGTCGCCGAAGTCCGGACACCCGTCCTGCTCCTCGTCACGTCAGGCGACAGAGCAGCCGACTGGCAGCGCCTGCTGCCGTCCACCGGGCTGCGGCTGGCCGCGACAAGCGCGCCACCGCAGCCCGGTGAGCACAGGATCGCGGCGGTGCTGCGGGTGCCCGGAGACGAGCCGCCACACATCCGAGAGGCGCCGAGCGGCCTTCAGCGCCTGGCCGGCCGGCTGAGGTCCGGGCTGCGCGAGGCGAGCGACGGTCTCGGCGTGGACGCGCGCGCTCTGCTCCCCGGACTGGTCGTCGGTGACACCTCCCGGGTCACGCCGGACCTCGAGGCGGCCTTCAAGGCGACCGATCTCGCACATGTCATGGCGGTTTCAGGCAGCAATCTGACGGTCGTTCTCATACTCCTGATCGGACCGCCCGGAACAGCCGGCCGGGCCGAGCGGCGCGGGCTCGCGCCCCGGCTCGGAATCCCGCTGCGGACGACCGCACTGCTCGGCGGGACGCTGACCCTCGCATTCGTCGTGGTCTGCCGCCCGGAGCCGAGCGTGCTCAGAGCCGCGGCATGCGGGCTGGTCACCCTCCTGGCCATCGGGACGGGCCGGCGCAGATCGCTCGTCCCCGCGCTCGCGGCCGCCGTACTGCTGCTGGTGCTGTACGACCCGTGGCTGGCGCGCAGCTACGGCTTTCTGCTGTCCGTACTGGCCACCGGTGCCCTGCTCACGATCGCCCCGCGCTGGAGCGACGCGCTGCGCCGGCACGGGGTGCCGGGCCGGTGCGCCGAGGTGCTGGCGGCGGCCGCCGCGGCACAGGCCGTCTGCGCCCCGGTGGTGGCCGTACTCGCGGCCAGGGTCAGCCTGGTGGCGATCCCGTGCAACCTGCTGGTGGAGGTCGCCCTCGCCCCGGCGACGGTGCTGGGCTTCGCGGCCCTGGCCGCGGCACCGGTGGCGATGCCGGCCGCCGAGTTCCTGGCCTGGTGCGCGGGATGGCCGGCCGGCTGGATCGCCGCCGTGGCTCGCGCCGGGGCCGCGCTGCCCGGGGCGGAGGCCGCCTGGCCCGGCGGGTGGGGTGGCGGCCTGCTGCTCGCCGTGCTGACCGCCTGCCTGGTGCCCGCCGCCCGCCGGATGGTCCGGCATCCCTGGCCGGCCGCCGCCTGTGCGGTGCTCCTGGTGCTCGCGGTGCTGCGCCCGGCCCCGCTCACCAGGATCGTCACCGGATGGCCGCCTTCGGGCTGGCGGCTCGTCATGTGCGATGTCGGCCAGGGAGACGCCCTGGTGCTCGCGGCGGGCGACGGCGCGGGCGTGGTCGTGGACGCGGGACCCGAGCCCGGGCTGGCCGACCGCTGTCTGGGCAGCCTGGGGATCACCCGCGTCCTGCTGCTGGTCCTCACCCACTTCCATGCCGATCATGTGGCGGGGCTGCCGGGCGTACTGCGGGGGCGCGCGGTCGGCGCGATCGAGGTGACGACCCTTGACGACCCGCCGGACCAGGCCGCGTTCGTCCGAAGAACGGCGGCCGCCGCCGGAGTACCCGTGGTCCGCGCGATTCCGGGGGAGCGGCGCAGGGCCGCCGGCCTGGACTGGCAGGTGCTGTGGCCGGCCGCCGCGGATGCCCCGGCGGCCGTCCCCGCGGGGCCGAACGACTCCAGTGTCACCCTGTTCGTCCGGGCCGGCAGGCTGAGCCTGCTGCTCCCGGGGGATCTGGAACCGCCCGCCCAGCAGGGGCTGTTGCGGACGCATCCTGAGCTGCCTCCCGTGGACGTCCTGAAAGTCGCCCATCACGGCTCGGCACACCAGGACTTCGCCGCCGTGCGCGCGATACGTCCACGCCTGGCCCTGATCTCCTGCGGCAGGGACAACGACTACGGCCACCCGTCGGCCCGCACCGTCATGGCGCTGCGCACCGCCGGAGCCGCGGTGCTGCGCACGGACACGGACGGTGCGATCGCCGTCGTGGGGGAGGGCCCGGGTCTGCGGGCGGTACCGATGGGTCATGGGCCGTAG
- the holA gene encoding DNA polymerase III subunit delta, producing MATRKTSTDDPLAPVTLAVGQEDLLLDRAVRQVVAAARAADADTDVRDLTSDQLQPGTLAELTSPSLFAERKVVVVRNAHDLSADTIKELKAYFDSPAEEITLVLLHAGGAKGKGLLDAARKSGAREVACPKTTKPAERLQFVRGEFRALGRSATPEACQALVDAIGSDLRELASAAAQLVADVEGTIDEAVVGRYYTGRAEASSFTVADRAVEGRAAEALEALRWSLATGVAPVMITSALAQGVRAIGKLSSARGGRPADLARELGMPPWKIDRVRQQMRGWTPDGVAVALRAIAEADAGVKGGGDDPEYALEKAVVTIARAARSRR from the coding sequence ATGGCCACCAGGAAGACTTCCACCGACGATCCGCTCGCCCCCGTCACACTCGCCGTGGGCCAGGAGGACCTGCTCCTCGACCGCGCCGTGCGGCAGGTGGTGGCGGCCGCGCGCGCCGCCGACGCCGACACGGACGTGCGCGACCTGACCTCCGACCAGCTCCAGCCCGGCACCCTCGCCGAGCTGACCAGCCCGTCGCTCTTCGCCGAGCGAAAGGTGGTGGTGGTGCGGAACGCACACGACCTCTCGGCCGACACGATCAAGGAGCTGAAGGCCTACTTCGACTCTCCCGCCGAGGAGATCACTCTGGTGCTGCTGCACGCCGGCGGCGCCAAGGGCAAGGGCCTGCTGGACGCCGCCCGCAAGTCGGGTGCGCGGGAGGTCGCCTGCCCCAAGACCACCAAGCCCGCGGAGCGGCTGCAGTTCGTACGGGGCGAATTCCGCGCCTTGGGCCGTTCCGCCACGCCCGAGGCATGCCAGGCGCTGGTAGATGCCATCGGCAGCGATCTCCGTGAGCTGGCCAGTGCGGCCGCGCAGCTGGTCGCCGATGTCGAGGGAACGATCGACGAGGCCGTCGTCGGGCGGTACTACACGGGGCGGGCGGAAGCGTCCAGCTTCACCGTCGCCGACCGCGCGGTCGAGGGCCGGGCAGCGGAGGCGTTGGAGGCGCTGCGGTGGTCGCTGGCCACCGGGGTGGCCCCGGTGATGATCACCAGCGCGCTGGCGCAGGGCGTGCGTGCGATCGGCAAGCTCTCTTCGGCGCGTGGTGGCCGCCCTGCCGATCTGGCGCGCGAGCTGGGCATGCCGCCGTGGAAGATCGACCGGGTGCGGCAGCAGATGCGCGGCTGGACCCCGGACGGGGTCGCGGTCGCGCTGCGCGCGATCGCCGAGGCCGACGCCGGCGTGAAGGGCGGCGGTGACGATCCGGAGTACGCGCTGGAGAAGGCGGTCGTCACGATCGCCCGCGCGGCGCGGTCCCGCCGCTGA
- a CDS encoding DegV family protein produces the protein MSRVAIVTDSTAYLPPQTTERHGITSVPLTVVLGDRALEEGTEISARSLAQALQKRRPVTTSRPSPEVFAETYRAVAEAGATGIVSLHLSSELSGTYDAAVLAARNAPVPVRVVDTGMIAMALGFCALAAAEAADLGGTPDEAVVAAQKRAEGMSAFFYVDTLDYLRRGGRIGAAQALLGSALSVKPLLQLQGGRIEPLEKVRTASKAIARLEEIVVERAGAGPVDIAVHHLAAPERAERLSERLRERVPGLAELHVSEVGAVIGAHTGPGLLGVVVSPR, from the coding sequence ATGTCCCGTGTCGCGATCGTCACCGATTCAACCGCCTACCTGCCGCCGCAGACGACGGAGCGGCACGGGATCACCTCCGTGCCGCTGACCGTGGTCCTGGGCGACCGGGCACTGGAGGAGGGCACCGAGATCTCGGCCCGCTCGCTCGCGCAGGCGCTCCAGAAACGGCGGCCCGTCACGACCTCGCGTCCGAGCCCTGAGGTGTTCGCGGAGACCTACCGCGCCGTCGCCGAGGCCGGAGCCACCGGGATCGTCTCGCTGCACCTCTCGTCAGAGCTCTCCGGCACCTACGACGCCGCGGTGCTCGCAGCGCGGAACGCGCCCGTTCCGGTGCGTGTCGTGGACACGGGCATGATCGCCATGGCTCTGGGATTCTGCGCGCTCGCCGCCGCGGAGGCGGCGGACCTGGGAGGCACGCCGGACGAGGCGGTCGTCGCCGCGCAGAAGCGCGCCGAGGGCATGTCCGCCTTCTTCTACGTCGACACGCTGGACTATCTGCGCAGGGGCGGCCGGATCGGAGCGGCGCAGGCCCTGCTGGGGTCGGCGCTGTCGGTCAAGCCACTGCTCCAGCTGCAGGGCGGCCGGATCGAGCCACTGGAGAAGGTGCGCACGGCGTCCAAGGCGATCGCCCGGCTGGAGGAGATCGTGGTCGAGCGAGCCGGGGCCGGCCCGGTCGACATCGCCGTGCACCACCTGGCCGCGCCCGAGCGGGCCGAGCGGCTCTCCGAACGCCTGCGCGAGCGGGTCCCGGGCCTGGCCGAGCTCCATGTCAGCGAGGTCGGTGCGGTCATCGGCGCGCATACCGGACCGGGGCTGCTGGGGGTCGTCGTCTCGCCGCGCTGA
- a CDS encoding ComEA family DNA-binding protein, with amino-acid sequence MALRSHSATSGPGRAPGSDGRARPGRPRHRPGVAASVDLRRRAEALFPGAPAPPGPALGPPPPARPPALAPTAAGSAPTASSAPERTEEEGMPPEERVRLALRERLPVWVQSRCGLAPRSLAALTVVLLVGVVFAVQHFWTGRPQTVRAPEVMSEPQPSPLPQPLASPPGQRIVVDISGKVRHPGIHELPAGARVADALRAAGGVTPGADTTGLNQARQLMDGEQVVVGLPAPPGAAAPAGPGAPAAGPISLNTATADQFDTLPGVGPVLAQNIVDYRTQHGGFRSVDELREVNGIGDRRFTDLRPLVRP; translated from the coding sequence ATGGCTCTTCGATCACACTCCGCAACCAGCGGCCCGGGCCGTGCTCCGGGTTCGGACGGCCGCGCCCGGCCCGGGCGGCCGCGTCACCGCCCCGGCGTGGCGGCCTCGGTGGACCTGCGGCGACGCGCCGAGGCGCTCTTCCCGGGCGCGCCCGCACCACCGGGCCCGGCACTCGGTCCGCCCCCGCCGGCCCGGCCGCCGGCGCTCGCTCCGACGGCCGCCGGCTCTGCGCCCACGGCGTCGAGCGCCCCGGAGCGGACCGAGGAGGAGGGCATGCCGCCCGAGGAACGGGTCCGGCTCGCCCTGCGGGAACGGCTCCCTGTCTGGGTGCAGTCGAGGTGCGGGCTCGCGCCGAGGAGTCTGGCAGCCCTGACCGTGGTCCTTCTCGTGGGCGTGGTCTTCGCCGTCCAGCACTTCTGGACCGGCCGCCCGCAGACGGTACGGGCACCCGAGGTGATGAGCGAGCCGCAACCATCCCCGCTTCCGCAGCCGTTGGCGAGCCCGCCGGGGCAGCGCATCGTCGTCGACATCAGCGGCAAGGTCCGGCACCCGGGGATCCATGAGCTGCCGGCCGGAGCACGGGTGGCCGACGCGCTGCGGGCAGCGGGGGGTGTCACCCCGGGCGCGGACACGACCGGGCTCAATCAGGCACGGCAGCTCATGGACGGCGAACAGGTGGTGGTGGGGCTGCCCGCACCACCGGGAGCGGCGGCACCGGCGGGCCCCGGTGCCCCGGCGGCCGGGCCGATCAGCCTCAACACCGCGACCGCGGACCAGTTCGACACCTTGCCCGGAGTCGGCCCGGTGCTCGCTCAGAACATCGTCGACTACCGCACCCAGCACGGCGGGTTCCGGTCCGTGGACGAGCTCCGCGAGGTGAACGGCATCGGTGACCGCCGCTTCACCGATCTCCGCCCCCTGGTACGGCCATGA